A single window of Arvicanthis niloticus isolate mArvNil1 chromosome X, mArvNil1.pat.X, whole genome shotgun sequence DNA harbors:
- the LOC117693992 gene encoding eukaryotic peptide chain release factor GTP-binding subunit ERF3B encodes MDLGSSSDSAPDCWDQVDMDAPGSAPGGDGIAPAAMAAAEAAEAEAQRKHLSLAFSSQLNINAKPFVPSKRAAEFVPSFLSRSAQLPAPTASSCDETCIGGAGEPQGKRMEWGAPVEPSKDGPLVSWEGSSSVVTMELSEPVVENGEVEMALEESWELKEVSEAKPGGSLRDAGPAEESGKEMMEEKEEIRKSKSVVVPSGAPKKEHVNVVFIGHVDAGKSTIGGQIMFLTGMVDRRTLEKYEREAKEKNRETWYLSWALDTNQEERDKGKTVEVGRAYFETEKKHFTILDAPGHKSFVPNMIGGASQADLAVLVISARKGEFETGFEKGGQTREHAMLAKTAGVKYLIVLINKMDDPTVDWSSERYEECKEKLVPFLKKVGFSPKKDIHFMPCSGLTGANIKEQSDFCPWYTGLPFIPYLDSLPNFNRSIDGPIRLPIVDKYKDMGTVVLGKLESGSIFKGQQLVMMPNKHSVEVLGIVSDDAETDFVAPGENLKIRLKGIEEEEILPGFILCEPSNLCHSGRTFDVQIVIIEHKSIICPGYNAVLHIHTCIEEVEVTALISLVDKKSGEKSKTRPRFVKQDQVCIARLRTAGTICLETFKDFPQMGRFTLRDEGKTIAIGKVLKLVPEKD; translated from the coding sequence ATGGATCTCGGCAGCAGCAGCGACTCGGCTCCCGACTGCTGGGATCAGGTGGACATGGACGCCCCGGGTTCGGCTCCGGGCGGGGATGGAATCGCCCCCGCAGCCATGGCAGCGGCCGAGGCCGCAGAAGCCGAGGCCCAGCGCAAGCATCTCAGCTTGGCCTTCAGCAGTCAGCTCAACATCAACGCCAAACCTTTCGTGCCTAGCAAGAGAGCAGCGGAGTTCGTGCCGTCCTTCCTGTCCAGATCGGCCCAGCTGCCCGCCCCCACAGCCTCCAGCTGCGACGAAACCTGCATCGGTGGCGCCGGGGAGCCTCAAGGTAAAAGGATGGAGTGGGGAGCACCTGTGGAACCTTCCAAAGATGGCCCTTTAGTGTCGTGGGAGGGTTCCAGTTCAGTTGTTACCATGGAACTTTCAGAACCTGTTGTAGAAAATGGAGAGGTGGAGATGGCCCTGGAAGAATCGTGGGAGCTTAAAGAAGTGAGTGAAGCAAAGCCTGGGGGTTCTTTGAGAGATGCAGGGCCCGCAGAAGAAAGTGGCAAGGAAAtgatggaggagaaagaggaaataagGAAATCAAAATCTGTGGTCGTACCATCAGGTGCTCCTAAGAAGGAACACGTAAATGTGGTGTTCATTGGGCATGTAGACGCCGGGAAGTCAACCATTGGAGGACAAATAATGTTTTTGACAGGAATGGTTGACAGAAGGACACTTGAGAAATATGAACGAGAAGCTAAGGAGAAGAATAGAGAGACCTGGTACTTATCCTGGGCCTTAGATACAAACCAGGAAGAACGAGACAAGGGTAAAACAGTGGAAGTGGGCCGTGcatattttgaaacagaaaagaagcatTTCACAATCTTAGATGCCCCTGGCCACAAGAGTTTTGTTCCAAATATGATCGGTGGTGCTTCTCAAGCTGATTTAGCTGTGCTGGTCATCTCTGCCAGGAAAGGAGAATTTGAAACTGGGTTTGAAAAAGGTGGACAGACAAGAGAACATGCAATGTTGGCCAAAACAGCAGGGGTGAAATACTTAATAGTGCTTATTAATAAGATGGATGATCCCACAGTGGATTGGAGCAGTGAGCGATATGAAGAATGTAAAGAGAAACTGGTGCCCTTTCTGAAAAAAGTTGGTTTCAGTCCAAAAAAGGACATCCACTTTATGCCCTGCTCAGGACTGACTGGAGCAAATATTAAAGAGCAATCTGATTTCTGTCCTTGGTACACTGGATTACCATTTATTCCGTATTTGGATAGTTTGCCAAACTTCAACAGATCAATTGATGGGCCAATTAGGTTGCCAATTGTGGATAAGTACAAGGATATGGGCACTGTGGTCCTGGGAAAGCTGGAATCAGGATCAATTTTTAAAGGCCAGCAGCTTGTGATGATGCCAAACAAACACAGTGTGGAAGTTCTAGGAATAGTTTCTGATGATGCTGAGACTGATTTTGTAGCTCCAGGTGAAAACCTCAAAATCAGACTGAAAGGAATTGAAGAAGAAGAGATTCTTCCGGGCTTCATACTTTGTGAACCCAGTAATCTTTGCCATTCTGGACGCACATTTGATGTTCAGATAGTGATCATTGAGCACAAGTCTATCATCTGCCCAGGTTATAATGCAGTGCTTCACATTCACACTTGCATAGAGGAGGTGGAGGTAACAGCCTTGATCTCTTTGGTAGACAAAAAGTCAGGAGAAAAAAGCAAGACACGGCCCCGCTTTGTGAAGCAAGATCAAGTATGCATTGCCCGGCTAAGGACAGCAGGAACTATCTGCCTGGAGACATTTAAAGATTTTCCTCAGATGGGTCGTTTTACTTTAAGAGATGAGGGTAAGACCATCGCCATTGGAAAAGTTCTGAAGCTGGTCCCAGAGAAGGACTAA